The nucleotide sequence AAATGTCTATCTTGTCACAGGGACTGTACTTGATCAAAATTTAAGAATACCACAAAGTGAAAACTCTCAGGAGTCTCAGAGGGTCACGGTGCCCTCTCACATCTGGACAGCTGTCTGTTATAAACACAATTTTGATGATAAGAAGTCTTTTTCCTTTGGCTATATAGGAAAAAACGAGCCAGAAACCAGCATAATCCCGATGAGTATTGTAGACTTAAATTCTAAGTTGAATAAACTCTATTCATTTAAGCCTGTGCGAATTAAAATTTTTGTTAacgactgtttcactggcagtTTTAAATCTAAAGAAACTGAGAAGATGTTTCTAAATAAACTATCAGAAAAACAAAGACTCAAGGTGACCCCAGAGGTGAAGAACACATATCTTGCAGTCAAAAGACTCATTGACAGTGGCAGCCTTCTCACAAATCTCCAGGTGATCTGGATGAGCGCAAGACTTAAGATTGGCAGTTTGCCCACTTATTTCACTATGGTAGAAGAACTGAAAAACATGGAAAGTGCTTGTCTTATCACTACTGCTAAAAAGAGTATTTTTCCTGCTGAAGAGAGTGATCTCAGAAAAAGAGATGTATTTGAGCAGTCTGAATCTGTTGAATGCCAGGTTGTCCCAGAGAAATCTGTTGCTGGATGGCAGACTGCAGCTGATGGCTCACCCTGCCAGAGCGTCTCAGACTCTAGTCTCGGTTGTAATTGtatcacagaaaataaaaaaaacaagccgTGCTGCTCTTCTCCATGCCTGTACCAGCAAGAACAAAAGGGCTACTGGTGTTACTCAgggcagagtctgatacagtgcTCACCCCAGtactcactcatcacatttAAGGGTGAAAGGTGCAATGATAATCATCCCTGTGCCACATATGGTTATGACTACTACTGGTGTCAGAAAGCCTCTGGGTCTTGGGACTACTGCAGCCCTCCTTTGTGGCGAAGTAAGGCTAAAGATGGGAAGTACTGCCGCAACAACCACGCCTGTGCCAAATATGGTAAAAGTGATCCATATTGCTACACTGATGACAACAAGAAAAAAGCTTGTTGTATTTCTGATGACTGTTTCTCTGCTGTGAATGGCAAAACCTGCAAATCTGATAACCCATGTGGTTACCATGGCTATAAATACCTGTGGTGCTATACTACTGATGGCAACTGGGATTACTGTTGCACAAATTGCTAGTTGGTTTACAATGTTTAATACATTTAGCACTAATCTAATATTAATTGTACAGAGTTTTATTTCAAGTTTCATtttgactgtaactgtaacagaTATTAACCAAGAACCATTAATACTTACTTATCCTTCTGAAAATAAAAGCAGATTAAAAGCTCAGTTTAAATAATTTCTTATTGAATCACACCTTAGCCATGATCAAAAGAGAACAACACCTCTAGACAAAAACTACAGAATGATATGATTTTCCTAAAgcacaatagaaaaaaaatacatccaAGCTCACAACACAAAGCCCCATATTAACAACACAAAACTCCATATTAACATACCAGCAGCATGATTGTGATAACTGTCAAGAAGATTCAATTAAAATCAACCTTCCAGTGTGGTCGCCACATAAATTATTAGGCCACGTAAATTATTAGGCcacataaatattattattagtatattAGGACACAAGTCCATATATGAATAGAGTAAAGCACGGTAAAAACCtctgtaagattgtgtgtgtgcgtttcttTGCGTCTTTTGTATTCTGTATTGTGTATATGAGCATGTGCTGTCTTCCCAGGACTCTGTGGGATGATCAATCTCGGCTGGagcagcagacacacacacacacacatgcatgagtATAAGGTTATAAGGTCAGCACAGTTTGAGgcattgttagatctctgaatCTCTAGAGGACGTTCATGTAAGATTACTGTTGTCTTTTTGCTCAGAGAAACATCTGAGAAGCCAGAGACTTCTCCATTTGCTCTTTATTTAATGCTATTGCTGTCTTAGACAAGTAACagagatatttaaaaaatatctccatttgtgatttttcttttctagcCATCTTTAGTAATGGGCTTAGGTtcttaaaaaaatctgtcataTTTGCTTCATTGTGAATATAATATACTTTTTtagaggaaagaaaggaagaagaacTGTGTgaaaggccacacacacacaaacgtacctGCATTTccacagtaaaacaaaaactgAACAGGGCCACAGATACTTCAAAGATAAACAATATCAATACACTACAGAATAGGGAGATAGATGAAGTCAAGGCTGCAGAGAGGAGAATGATATCCATATATTTCTAAGAAGCTGTGATTGAGCAAATCCATCTCAGACCATTCCAGAACATGAAGAAAAGTGAGCAGGTTAAAACAGTTACCTTTTTATGGAACTCAATACTGCATCATGGTTTGGCGCTATGAAAATGGCCTCATGGAACCGGTGTCTGAAGAACGTGAAaacataaaagggcatctacgtcacataACCACAaattctttgtcttcaggaagcttTCTTTGTGTCTCTTAGCGTTATGGCAAGCAAATGATTTGTTCTGCAATGATCATGGGGCTCACACCTGTCAGTAGCCGAAGCAGAGCATGAGATGGGGAATCCCCtttctttttccctttcctCTGAGACTCTAAGAAGCTCAATATCAGCAACAAATTGCAGGTTTTTTGGACGCTGTcaccttaccaccctcacatgttcactcaggtttgctgactgtgaagtggttggacgctttatgtcacAGGAAGTCTTTcccactcccgagctcccagtgttctgagttcccagtgtgGCCACTTCTTTCCAgacctgtctgatccatccatatgctctacccctggttggagtcttgttGCTTGGTGGCGCTCaatgctgctggggatagatctgcaaGGACAGCCCATGACCTAGGGGACTGTTGTGGATAGAACCACCTAGAGCCTATCAGGCCATCTTTGGGCTGCCCTTGCGTTGGACAGCTTTGTGCTCATTCATCATTGAATGGTCAAAGACTTCGGCAGGGAGGAACTTGTGTTGTCTTTAATAAACTCAGGAATTAAGCTGACCTATTCGTTTCTCAGGAGAACTTGTAGTAAAATTCCACTTTACTATAAACAGCTGTACAAAGGGCATTATTTACATTTggattatttactgtccagtgtcaaccaaatgagaatgaggtttccttctgagactggtttctctcaaggtttctttcctcatatcatctcagggattttttccttgccatcattttctcaggcttgctcattagggactTTGAACTTTATCATTTAatcttatcatttttttctatgtttctatacttctgtaaagctgctcagCAGGCCAAGCTGGTGCATCCCTGCACACCATGGCGGTCTTGCAGGCCTATCAGGCTGACCTGCTGAAAGAACTCAACTGTGGCATAGGAGATTTAACCCTGAGACAATCTCTGACCTCCGCCAAGCCACTGATCTCATGCTCCGTGCCACAAATCAAATGACCCGCACCATACGCCATTCTATGGCTGCATTAGTTGCCATGGAGAGGCAACTGTGGCTTAACTTAACGGGAATTAAAGACAAGGATAAGTCCTTTCACCTGGACACCCCGACTTCAACTAAGGGTCTGTTTGGTGACTCAGTGAGTGAAGCGCCAGTTGGAAGTGTTCAGACAATTTATCCACCGCCACAGTGAGCAGCCTGAGCCATCCCCCAGCTGCAACCAACCCCCATAGCTCACTCAGAGCAGAAAGAAGGGCTAGTGTTGCGGGCTATGTCTCTACTGTCAAAATCTAGGGCTGCCATTCAGCCTCTGGTGTTacgggagagagagaattaccTTCCATATATTGTAACTTTTGGTTTTGACAgctcaggtcaaaggtcaggtcAAATGTCAAATGATTAATGAGTGTGAAATGACTTTCACATGGCGGTCAACAATT is from Hemibagrus wyckioides isolate EC202008001 linkage group LG24, SWU_Hwy_1.0, whole genome shotgun sequence and encodes:
- the LOC131344844 gene encoding endonuclease domain-containing 1 protein-like, with amino-acid sequence MWLLCLFTSIVLRALTGEAKVADNFSECSQYFYKSTEPSGMDQNAKKICQMYGYGGFYYATLYSVHHRIPLYSAYMLDHKCTTNQGVTTFPWHIEPQISNINEPKMVRESESDKNSIKRNQAISSDYAETGYDRGHLNPKSFQCSEGREATFTLTNVAPMDACFNRIYWKNCESNLRKILMDQLKKDNYLANVYLVTGTVLDQNLRIPQSENSQESQRVTVPSHIWTAVCYKHNFDDKKSFSFGYIGKNEPETSIIPMSIVDLNSKLNKLYSFKPVRIKIFVNDCFTGSFKSKETEKMFLNKLSEKQRLKVTPEVKNTYLAVKRLIDSGSLLTNLQVIWMSARLKIGSLPTYFTMVEELKNMESACLITTAKKSIFPAEESDLRKRDVFEQSESVECQVVPEKSVAGWQTAADGSPCQSVSDSSLGCNCITENKKNKPCCSSPCLYQQEQKGYWCYSGQSLIQCSPQYSLITFKGERCNDNHPCATYGYDYYWCQKASGSWDYCSPPLWRSKAKDGKYCRNNHACAKYGKSDPYCYTDDNKKKACCISDDCFSAVNGKTCKSDNPCGYHGYKYLWCYTTDGNWDYCCTNC